In Clostridium omnivorum, the DNA window GCAGCAGCTTATAGATTTTCAGGATACAAGCAAGCATTATCAAAGAATAATATAGCCTTAAATGAGGATATATTGTATTTTGCTGGTTTAAAAGCAGCAGATGGATATGATGCAGTCAATGAAATATTAAAGAAAGAAAAAATTGATGCTGTTTTCTGTGCTAGTGATGAACTTGCAATGGGAGCGATTAATGCGTTGAGGGAAAATGGCATTAATGTTCCAGAAGAAGTGGATGTTATAGGCTTTGATGATATATACAGTGCTTCAATATTCTATCCAAAGTTAACTACGGTTGGACAGCCAATGTATGATATGGGTTCTGTTGGAATGAGAATGCTTATAAAGTTTATTGATAAAATAGAGCTTCCTCAGGAAAAGTTTGTACTACCACACCAAATAGTTGAAAGAGACTCATGTAAGAAATAGGGAAGTGTAATTAATAAAAATATATTTATCAAGGTTATAATATTAGAATTAAGTAAAATAAAAGATGATTTCTGCATTATGCAGAATCATCTTTTTTATTTATAAATTTGTCTTCTATATCTAGTAGTATTTTTTGCTCAAAGAACATTATTCCGTAGCAGATAATGCTAAATATACATACTACAATAACTGAAGTAATTCTAAAAAATATGAAGCTTGCAGTTAAAATTATAGCTAAATTCATAGTTGTATTGCTAAATTTCCTAAAGGTATAGTATATTGAAATTTTAAGAATGTCCATTTTATTAAAGTAGAATCTTGATATTAAAGGGAAAATATGCAAGCTTATTAAAAATATAGCTGCCATAAATATAAAAACAAGGCCAATTAAAGCTTTTGGATAAGTACTTGAAATAAAGAATTTAGCATCTATATACAAAATAGATAGTATAATTAATTCAAAAGTCCAAAAGAATAAAGCTTGCCAAAAACTCACTTTATAAGCTTTAAAAAAGTCTCTTGTAATATCTATATCTTTATTACGAACCAACTTACCCATTGTACTAAGTAGAGCTGTTATAGAAGGTCCTACTGGAATACTGCAAAGAATGAAAATAAAAGCAAAACCCTGTGGAAGCTGGCTTAGTTCGTTAGTTAAAAACAAAACTAATACTACAATTAAGGGAATATTAAGAAGCAAAAAGTAAAAGTTTCCTATAAGAAACCAGGATATATAATTGGCTGCTGAAAATAAAGTGCCTTCACCAAATTCTTTTTTTATTCTAGCCATTTTTTCCTCCAAGTAAATAATTTATTCTATTTTATTATTTTAGAAGTAGTACCATCCAATTTAACCCTAGCGAATTCTGGATTTGAACCACTGGAAAAATTAAAGAAAATATAATCATCTATTATATTTAAATTTACAATAAAGCTAATTTGCAAGTCTTGAAGCGCTGAAATGGCTATGTTTGATGCTTTGCTGCCATCTGTACTTATTTTTTTTATAACTGAAGGTTCCTTAGGTGAAGTATAATAAATAAGATTATCTTTAATATTAAAGGACAAAATAGAGCCATCATTTATAACCTTAGTTTTATTACTACCATCAGTATTCATTTTATATAAGCCATCTTCTGATATAGTAAAATAAATACAATGATTATCTACAATAAATTTACTAACATTGCTGTTGCTTAGTTTAGTTTCGTTATTGTTTGGGGTTTCAATACTTGTTCTATATATGGTGCCTGAGCCTTGGTCTGCTTTTAAATAGTAAATAAAGCCTTCCTCAATATTTAGCATTTGTACTGGACCTGGGGCAATAATTGCCTTATTACTTCCATCAGTTTTGATTCTATTTATACCACCTATAACGCTTG includes these proteins:
- a CDS encoding YesL family protein yields the protein MARIKKEFGEGTLFSAANYISWFLIGNFYFLLLNIPLIVVLVLFLTNELSQLPQGFAFIFILCSIPVGPSITALLSTMGKLVRNKDIDITRDFFKAYKVSFWQALFFWTFELIILSILYIDAKFFISSTYPKALIGLVFIFMAAIFLISLHIFPLISRFYFNKMDILKISIYYTFRKFSNTTMNLAIILTASFIFFRITSVIVVCIFSIICYGIMFFEQKILLDIEDKFINKKDDSA